In Cherax quadricarinatus isolate ZL_2023a chromosome 38, ASM3850222v1, whole genome shotgun sequence, a single genomic region encodes these proteins:
- the LOC128693053 gene encoding uncharacterized protein, which translates to MVMLQVEGEAGPEAEVRRLREAGPEAEVRRLREAFAKLQADHDEHVALLDMQVRAHRDDWEAERCEKRATQTALAEAQARTALLLHELQLLQAKLTESESKRGLCWRCVLPRGGDHGGGGGGGCGGRGTTTTTTPAPPPPPPPPPSPSSITTTSTTSTTQSTTTQASPVTTPLPASSPSPAPPTPPTHDLPQAPLKGWIPVSMLHQIAFSGATPEHQTPVVQDHKRSQQPSRAPIQHHRHQQHHQQGKGQGQTGSSVLTPRPTTLNTNSSVKRGEVDLQLGLEYAIPRFTGSGSESKVLSPRTCAPETKNLVIGTTDDKKKYEAMGARPKILGNLQSVAGKGLGLLEDEKTAKHRARSILASAIPVSPVSSGPSMPCGSSIMKSPSVPNMPKGYMPITSTVLTPINFRSPFVAHKRPSTMKQVAQAAQIALQISSSSSSSSTSSTHGRNGSSAASIGGALTTTSPTSGCHTTPTTKHILASDTINTVGTKDNKQINNMVITSQDDRVKSPTTTNQENNVKNGNSEKNEPDINTPSTAGSRKGDISSSTAIKRGQSSEGTLAVSSISCSSPTTTLPCTNTSGNTFITSSNVTAVTTTVSCSSLASLTTTTTTSSLPSLIASSVNAETFSSGMAGYNSVSSVHCQPSCGNTTTFQSSSQSSKVSLKSTTSTTSSPTVSTDTVSSPSADITVVSQNTTSNANSANISSISQNFPRTDLPSETSYINTTSSQSSSTSSNTTAFASITVTTTATGTNIPPAASTYSSATSSRSSSPGISLTTFGLNSEGRGIPGTIFFALGSDQRGVRSPQPCTSPRPSNSSLGVKSPTPESVTAPKTQRDTLPPSGVKSPPIIVNSCLGPTTVKEEHWWSVESPGRPQGQGKVVNSTWVRLMGGQANSRQGSGLPWRTARAVSGQQLNQARRASHDDYTNGPVSPNTSSSTATFNYTPAVNSPPSSTLSSATNSAASSPPPTLHHRSSDDLKSMASKNIASAIISYELGTKCEGTGSGTGSSGAQSSSSDGVATLTRKHLVCPSCQMLFPPDKHINFLDHFEVCHGPEYADL; encoded by the exons CTAACGGAGAGTGAGAGCAAGAGGGGCTTATGTTGGCGGTGTGTGCTGCCGCGAGGTGGTGATCACGGAGGtgggggcggtggtggttgtggagggcggggcactaccaccacaaccacccccgccccaccaccaccaccaccgccaccaccatcaccgtcgtcgataacaactaccagcactaccagcaccacccaaAGCACAACCACCCAGGCCTCTCCCGTTACGACGCCTCTACCAGCTTCATCACCATCTCCAGCGCCACCAACACCTCCGACGCATGACCTGCCTCAG GCCCCACTGAAGGGTTGGATTCCAGTCTCTATGTTGCACCAGATTGCCTTTAGTGGTGCTACCCCGGAGCACCAGACGCCAGTAGTCCAAGACCACAAGCGCTCCCAGCAGCCGTCCAGAGCTCCGATTCAACATCACCGtcaccagcagcatcatcagcagggAAAGGGGCAGGGACAAACAGGAAGTAGTGTACTAACACCCCGACCCACAACTCTCAACACCAACAGCAGTGTCAAGAGAGGTGAGGTGGACCTCCAGTTGGGATTGGAATATGCTATTCCTCGCTTCACTGGCAGTGGCAGCGAGAGTAAAGTACTCAGTCCGAGAACCTGTGCGCCAGAGACCAAGAACCTGGTTATAGGGACGACAGACGACAAGAAAAAATATGAAGCCATGGGGGCCCGACCCAAAATTCTAGGCAACCTACAGAGCGTAGCAGGTAAAGGTCTAGGCTTGCTGGAAGACGAGAAGACAGCTAAACACCGAGCACGTTCCATCTTGGCAAGTGCAATACCAGTGTCACCTGTGTCCAGTGGTCCTTCCATGCCGTGTGGCTCCAGCATCATGAAAAGTCCGTCCGTGCCTAATATGCCAAAAGGTTACATGCCCATTACCTCCACTGTTCTCACCCCAATCAACTTTCGATCACCCTTTGTGGCACACAAGCGGCCCTCAACCATGAAACAGGTGGCTCAAGCAGCCCAAATTGCCCTCCAAATCTCATCTTCATCCAGCAGCTCTTCCACCTCCTCTACTCACGGACGAAATGGATCTTCGGCAGCCTCCATCGGTGGCGCGCTCACCACTACCAGTCCTACCAGTGGCTgtcacaccacacccacaacaaaaCATATCCTAGCTAGTGACACTATTAACACAGTTGGTACAAAAGATAATAAACAGATCAATAACATGGTAATAACTAGCCAGGACGACAGGGTTAAGTCCCCCACTACCacaaatcaagaaaacaatgtgaaaaatGGCAATAGCGAGAAAAACGAGCCAGATATCAATACACCATCAACAGCAGGAAGTAGAAAAGGAGATATCAGTTCTTCCACTGCCATAAAAAGAGGACAGTCGTCGGAGGGAACGCTAGCAGTCTCCAGTATTTCTTGTTCTAGTCCAACTACAACCCTCCCTTGTACAAATACTTCCGGTAACACCTTTATCACATCTTCCAACGTGACTGCCGTCACCACGACAGTGTCTTGCTCCAGCCTAgcatccctcactaccactactaccacctcatcATTACCCAGTCTAATTGCTTCTAGTGTCAATGCTGAGACTTTTTCTTCTGGAATGGCTGGTTATAATTCCGTTAGTAGCGTTCATTGTCAACCTTCCTGTGGTAACACGACAACTTTTCAGTCATCATCTCAGTCTAGCAAAGTGTCTCTAAaatccactaccagcaccacgtcATCTCCCACAGTCTCCACTGATACTGTATCAAGTCCTTCCGCAGACATCACTGTGGTGTCTCAAAACACAACCAGTAATGCAAATAGTGCTAATATATCATCAATCTCTCAGAACTTCCCTAGAACTGACTTACCTTCCGAGACCTCCTACATTAACACCACGAGTTCCCAGTCTTCTAGTACTTCCAGCAACACGACAGCCTTTGCATCTATCACCGTCACCACTACAGCCACAGGAACCAATATCCCGCCTGCGGCTTCAACTTATTCTTCAGCCACGTCGTCCCGCTCATCGTCACCTGGAATTTCCCTCACCACTTTCGGCCTAAACTCAGAAGGTCGAGGCATCCCTGGAACCATATTCTTTGCTTTGGGCTCCGACCAAAGGGGTGTCCGCAGCCCACAGCCATGCACATCCCCACGACCCTCCAACTCTTCTCTGGGTGTGAAGAGTCCCACTCCCGAATCTGTGACTGCTCCAAAAACACAGAGAGACACACTGCCACCCTCGGGAGTCAAAAGTCCTCCAATAATTGTCAATAGCTGCCTCGGACCAACCACTGTTAAGGAGGAACACTGGTGGTCGGTGGAGAGTCCTGGTAGGCCACAAGGTCAAGGCAAAGTAGTTAATTCCACCTGGGTGAGACTCATGGGAGGTCAAGCAAACAGTCGCCAGGGTTCAGGTCTACCTTGGCGGACCGCTCGGGCCGTGTCTGGTCAGCAGCTGAACCAGGCACGGCGGGCCTCTCACGACGACTATACAAACGGCCCTGTGTCGCCCAACACGTCGTCGTCAACGGCAACTTTCAACTACACCCCCGCCGTGAACTCTCCCCCGTCGTCCACATTGTCGTCCGCCACTAACTCCGCCGcttcctcacctccacccacactccaccacagatCCAGTGACGACCTCAAGTCAATGGCCTCAAAGAATATTGCCTCAGCCATTATAAGTTATGAGCTGGGGACTAAATGTGAGGGAACAGGGAGTGGGACGGGATCTTCCGGAGcccagagcagcagcagcgacggAGTGGCCACCCTCACCCGTAAACACCTTGTCTGTCCATCCTGCCAGATGCTCTTCCCGCCAGATAAACATATCAATTTCCTTGATCACTTCGAGGTCTGCCACGGCCCTGAGTATGCCGATCTCTGA